In Eucalyptus grandis isolate ANBG69807.140 chromosome 4, ASM1654582v1, whole genome shotgun sequence, the following proteins share a genomic window:
- the LOC104441648 gene encoding KAT8 regulatory NSL complex subunit 3: protein MASSSPPPTKRRRETGPSPPPPPPPPPPPAAIERSSPVVVLAHGAGAPSSSDWMVRWKEMLGKALHAVEVITFDYPYISGGKRRAPPKAEKLVEFHLDVVRKAAAKYPGHPLILAGKSMGSRVSCMVANEEGVCPSAIVCLGYPLKGINGAIRDETLLQLSVPVMFVQGSKDGLCPLEKLEAVREKMISTTRLYVIDGGDHSFKIAKKLLQSSGMTQDEAEDLAVQDIAKFVSNVINER, encoded by the exons ATGGCTTCTTCTTCACCTCCTCCTACGAAGCGCCGTCGCGAGACCggcccctcgccgccgccgccgccgccgccgccgccgccgccagcagCGATCGAGAGATCCTCCCCTGTGGTGGTCCTCGCTCACGGTGCTGGTGCACCTTCTTCCTCCGATTGGATGGTtag ATGGAAGGAGATGTTGGGCAAGGCACTGCATGCGGTCGAAGTTATCACCTTTGACTACCCCT ATATATCTGGTGGGAAACGAAGAGCTCCTCCCAAGGCCGAAAAATTGGTTGAGTTCCACTTAGACGTTGTCAGAAAGGCTGCTGCTAAGTATCCTGGCCATCCATTGATTTTAGCTGGGAAATCTATGGGTTCAAG GGTCAGCTGCATGGTTGCTAATGAGGAAGGTGTTTGTCCATCTGCAATAGTTTGCTTGGGATATCCTCTAAAG GGCATAAATGGAGCTATTAGAGATGAGACTCTCCTGCAGCTTTCAGTTCCTGTAATGTTTGTGCAG GGTAGCAAAGATGGCCTTTGTCCCCTGGAAAAGTTGGAGGCTGTCCGTGAGAAGATGATATCCACTACTAGGTTGTATGTAATTGATGGTGGTGATCACTCATTTAAGATTGCAAAGAAACTTTTGCAAAGCTCAGGGATGACCCAAGATGAAGCTGAAGATCTTGCTGTCCAAGACATTGCCAAATTTGTTTCCAATGTGATTAATGAAAGATGA
- the LOC104441649 gene encoding uncharacterized protein LOC104441649: protein MASCQLQKTAEQSCKQKSYEHMPGQQTTEMTHQEFKSCSEYKHLEGHHGQEAGYTVVACQTQCSGQSYAIPKAQTHSSGNTHNVDCHGKKEMSLKEKIAEKTNKVKSLFKKKNRDGRSDDSSSSSDSESDNDACCEKH, encoded by the exons ATGGCCTCCTGCCAGTTGCAAAAAACCGCTGAACAATCCTGCAAACAGAAAAGCTATGAGCACATGCCTGGCCAGCAAACAACTGAGATGACTCATCAGGAATTTAAATCGTGCAGCGAATATAAACATCTCGAAGGTCACCACGGACAAGAGGCTGGCTACACTGTGGTGGCATGCCAGACCCAGTGCAGTGGCCAATCATATGCTATTCCTAAAGCGCAGACTCACAGCAGTGGCAATACCCACAATGTAGATTGCCATGGGAAGAAAGAAATGTCCCTGAAAGAAAAGATTGCTGAGAAGACGAACAAAGTGAAGAGccttttcaagaaaaagaatcGGGATGGCAGAAGTGATgatagcagcagcagcagtgaCAGTGAGAGTGACAATGATGCCTGTTGTGAAAAG CACTGA